A segment of the Kineosporia corallincola genome:
CGCGGTGGCCGCCGAGGTGCCCCGGGCGGTGTCCGGCAACCTGGGCGAGCGCTGGCTCCAGGGCACGTTCGACCGGCACGCAAGAACTTTCGGCAACGGGCCGGGCTACGCCACCATCGTCGGCTCGGGTCCGCACGCCCCGATCCTGCACTGGGTGCGCTGCGACGGTCCGGTGCTGCCGGGTCAGGCGCTGCTGCTCGACATGGGGGTGGAGGCGCACTCGCTGTACACCGCCGACGTCACCCGCACCATCCCGGTCGGCGGCGTCTTCACCGAGACCCAGCGCGCCGTGCACGATCTCGTCGAGGCCTCGCACCGCGCGGGCATGGCCGCGGTGCGGCCCGGTGCGCTCTACTCTGACTTCCACTTCGCCTCGATGGAGGTGCTCGCGGACGGCCTGTCCGACTGGGGCCTGCTGCCGGTGTCGGTGGACGAGGCGCTGGCCCCCGAGGGGCAGCAGCACCGCCGGTTCATGGTCTGCGGTGTGGGCCACCACCTGGGCCTGGACGTGCACGACTGCGGGAAGTCGGAGTACGACCGGTATCAGGGCGCCTCGCTGGAGGAGGGCATGGTGCTGACGGTCGAGCCCGGCCTGTACTTCCACGCGCACGACGAGACCGTGCCGCCCGAACTGCGCGGCATCGGCGTACGGCTGGAGGACGACCTGCTGGTCACCGGCAACAGCCACGTGGTGATGTCCGGCGCCCTGCCGATCGACGCCGCGGGCATCGAGCGGTGGGCCCGGGAGCAGCAGTGACGGGCTGACCGGGCTGGTCCCGGCATGGTCCCGGCATGGTCCCGGCATGGTCCCGGTGTCATCCCGAGGGAGGACACCGGGATCAGCCCGGACGCTGACGACAGGGGACCCCGGGTACGCGAGGCTCGACGCATCGCCTACCTGGAGTTCCCGTGTTCCGTTCTGCCCGTTCCTGTTTCACCACCCGCGCGGTCGCCGTCGGTGCCGCCGTGACCCTGCTGGCCGGCTGTGCCCCGGGCCACCGGGATCGTCCGGACCACCCGGACCACCCGGACCACCCGGCCCACCCGGACCGCCCGGCCGCCGCCGGGAAGCCGGGGGCCACCGCGACGGCCGACGCCCTCGACGTCCAGCACTACGGCCTCGATCTGGACTACGCCGTGACCACCCGGCGGCTCACCGGCACCGCGACGATCGACCTGGTCGCCCGCCGGGACCTGTCGCGGGTGGTGCTGAACCTGCGCGGGCCGCAGACGTTGTCGGTGCGCGTCGACGGGCACGAGGCCGGATTCCGGCAGGGCGGCGGCAAACTCGTGATCACCCCCGCCGTCCCCCTGACCGCGGGGGTGAGCGCGGTGGCCGAGATCCGTTACCGGGGAACGATGGGCACACCGAAAGACGCCAACGGCACCCCCTACGGCTGGATCGCCACCCCCGACGGCGCGCAGGTGCTGTCCGAGCCGGACGGCGCGCCGACCTGGTTCCCCGCCCACGACGTGCTCACCGACAAGGCCACCTACGACTTCCGGGTGACCGTGCCGCGGGGCCGGACCGCGGTCGCCAACGGCGTTCCCGCCGGGCACCACGACCACGGCGGCCGCACCACCTGGACCTGGCGCGCCCGCGACCCGATGCTCAGC
Coding sequences within it:
- a CDS encoding aminopeptidase P family protein, giving the protein MSTQNLSGTTGAPPRPAWAGTRPPRLSEHSPGFQDWIARGWGERDVPAPVNAAAARAAAEHRARLSAALPGRTIVLRAGDAPNRNGDADYAFRADSDFVWATSCQAEGAILVMTPNGSGHEAVLYLPPPARPGEKDFYASAAHGELWVGPSAGLDAWARALDLPVRPVTDFVAPSSSSSATDAGEVLSNLRMIKDDWEIGQLYEAIHATVAGFAAVAAEVPRAVSGNLGERWLQGTFDRHARTFGNGPGYATIVGSGPHAPILHWVRCDGPVLPGQALLLDMGVEAHSLYTADVTRTIPVGGVFTETQRAVHDLVEASHRAGMAAVRPGALYSDFHFASMEVLADGLSDWGLLPVSVDEALAPEGQQHRRFMVCGVGHHLGLDVHDCGKSEYDRYQGASLEEGMVLTVEPGLYFHAHDETVPPELRGIGVRLEDDLLVTGNSHVVMSGALPIDAAGIERWAREQQ